Proteins encoded together in one Desulfovibrio sp. UCD-KL4C window:
- a CDS encoding class I SAM-dependent methyltransferase: MQTNYKSENNSKCRHGGHKRGPTSYQMHDSNLVFEVLGLKNGDVFFDMGCGPGDYSIHAGKVIGIAGTVYALDSNISMLKTVDNKAATNGLSNIQTVYGDMTGVLPFEDESVDTCFMSTSLHCMDLQKCGTAIFKEVERILKLSGQVAVLECKKERVDFGPPLHMRISAEDIKSVVQPLGFSQYAYLDLGFNYMITLKKKGMDV, from the coding sequence ATGCAAACGAATTACAAATCAGAAAATAATAGTAAATGCAGACATGGTGGGCACAAACGTGGCCCGACAAGTTATCAAATGCATGATTCTAACCTTGTTTTTGAGGTTTTGGGATTGAAAAACGGTGATGTGTTCTTTGATATGGGGTGCGGTCCCGGAGATTATTCGATTCATGCTGGCAAAGTTATTGGCATTGCTGGAACTGTTTATGCGCTGGATAGCAATATAAGTATGCTCAAAACAGTTGATAACAAGGCTGCTACGAATGGACTGAGTAATATTCAAACCGTTTACGGAGATATGACTGGTGTACTCCCTTTTGAAGATGAGAGCGTAGACACCTGCTTTATGAGTACTTCTCTACATTGCATGGATTTGCAAAAGTGCGGAACAGCTATATTCAAGGAAGTTGAGCGTATACTGAAACTTTCAGGGCAGGTTGCTGTTCTTGAATGCAAAAAAGAGAGAGTCGATTTTGGCCCTCCATTGCATATGCGAATTTCAGCAGAGGACATCAAATCTGTTGTACAGCCTTTGGGGTTTTCTCAGTACGCATATCTGGATCTTGGGTTTAATTATATGATCACGCTTAAAAAAAAGGGTATGGATGTTTAA
- a CDS encoding acyl-CoA dehydratase activase, whose translation MISLGIDIGYSSVKIVVFDEQLHITDSRYVLHKGHPRVTLLRILEELRPMLETEELCGAVVGSGGNFLTSLDVCHPVNDIAAAMEGSMLLAPDCASVIEIGGQRAGFITGFSEKKKTGIEFSLNPDCSAGTGSFLEEQVSRIGVDIESYSQIESKALSIPRIAGRCSVFAKTDITHHQQEGVGIPDILRGLAYATARNYRNAVMRGLPLRTPVFFAGGVSQNKAIFKALLKVLVLDEEQFFAHKLSRVSTACGAAVIALKDGMKIDFERLMDAIINPLSESASEDTKTTLPALYGVGHNDAENKHFFRGINPNTDLEKCWIGVDVGSTSTNVVLIDSENRVMGFRYLRTAGDPVEAVKKGLSELGHDLGSHVKVAGVGVTGSGRYMTGRLIGADVVKDEITSQARAAVSLYPDVDTVFEIGGQDSKFISIKNGVVFDFQMNKVCAAGTGSFIEEQAKKIGLELDDYAATAFKSEAPINLGERCTVFMETSIASHLAMGDSIEDIAAGLCYSIVKNYTNRVVGRKKIGSKVLLQGGVAYNQAIVNAFRLVTGKEIVVPPFFSVTGALGVAILAREEMQSGISSFKGFLLEDEPAVRAEPAHNKFASGSFNRDVQEFIFRDYDGTVEPSKKTVGMPRALFTYGMYPMFYPFFKALGVNVVLSEPTSGETIRLAQEYSLDETCYPVKLINGHAAELVERKVDYLFFPNLYTASHPSSKSRQNYGCPYMQLAFKIINEAMDLEARNIKLLAPTIAFNQGAEFMNKMFMALGSQIGKSSAETAEALSLGMKSYNEFKNRMEERGKDTLKSLDPNAKSFVLISKIYGVADPVLNMGIPDKLAEMGYRTIPLYDLPESDIFMEHPNMFWPFGQHMLAAAKLVAKHPNLYPIFLTHHGCGPDTVFSHYYSEILKDKSSLTIEVDEHSSSVGVLTRVEAFVNSLSRIPLQPALSIDDYIKMSPAEPVNIITQYTELSSRSVYLPNIYPYSSIACAALKSRGIDAHVLASTSSKSLDLGRKYSSGNEYFSFTALLGDVLTTLPGCGKEKGRTFALFIPQNEGAEVDGQYSRLLRSILDQEGLDEVEIISPYLEDLKFRDEQSVNLFFLCLLAGDLVLHTPKELRAEALEFVLNLIKFNELSIEKLEIVANTVLNNLVKLENNQTILAIGEPMILFNEVLNDCSFSRLEKSGVRVIYAPLSEYLWNYWYDYYTFNKVEAPPSMRRNIAVFQEYMERISGKLGKYSHYEKIFGSLKKTANMGLGYYSGAFGRYRGAKIVEEMSGVKGVISVSSMYENTGISLGILKDRMKETPPAPVLSLTFDGNMNENNRIKVDSFIYNV comes from the coding sequence ATGATCAGTTTAGGCATAGACATCGGTTATTCCTCTGTAAAAATAGTGGTTTTTGATGAGCAATTACATATAACTGACAGTAGGTATGTTTTGCATAAAGGTCATCCAAGGGTTACTCTTTTGCGTATTCTCGAAGAATTACGCCCGATGCTGGAGACGGAAGAATTATGCGGAGCAGTTGTCGGAAGCGGTGGGAATTTCCTGACTTCTTTGGATGTATGCCATCCCGTTAATGATATAGCTGCTGCCATGGAAGGTAGTATGCTTTTGGCTCCAGATTGCGCCTCCGTAATTGAGATAGGTGGGCAGCGAGCAGGGTTTATTACAGGTTTTTCTGAGAAAAAGAAAACCGGGATTGAATTTTCTTTGAATCCTGACTGCTCGGCCGGAACCGGTTCGTTTCTTGAAGAACAAGTTTCGCGAATAGGGGTTGATATTGAGAGTTATTCCCAAATTGAAAGTAAGGCCTTATCAATTCCTAGAATTGCCGGACGGTGCAGTGTTTTCGCTAAAACAGATATCACTCATCATCAACAGGAAGGAGTGGGTATTCCGGATATTTTGCGTGGCCTGGCATATGCCACTGCCAGAAACTACAGGAATGCCGTTATGCGTGGATTGCCTTTGCGTACTCCTGTTTTCTTTGCTGGAGGAGTTTCACAGAACAAGGCGATTTTCAAAGCTTTGTTAAAAGTTCTTGTTCTGGATGAAGAACAGTTTTTTGCTCATAAATTGAGCCGAGTTTCTACTGCATGCGGTGCCGCTGTTATTGCTCTTAAAGATGGTATGAAGATTGATTTTGAACGCTTGATGGATGCCATCATCAATCCTTTAAGTGAATCCGCTTCTGAGGACACTAAGACGACCTTACCTGCTTTGTATGGGGTTGGGCATAATGATGCTGAAAACAAACATTTTTTTAGAGGGATCAATCCCAACACAGATCTTGAGAAATGCTGGATAGGTGTAGATGTCGGGTCTACCAGCACCAATGTTGTTCTTATTGATTCGGAAAACAGGGTGATGGGATTCCGATATCTTAGGACTGCCGGAGATCCTGTTGAAGCAGTTAAAAAAGGACTTAGCGAACTGGGGCATGATCTTGGATCGCATGTAAAGGTTGCGGGCGTGGGAGTAACTGGCTCAGGCCGATATATGACTGGTCGTCTCATCGGCGCCGATGTAGTCAAAGATGAGATCACCTCACAGGCAAGGGCTGCGGTTAGTCTTTATCCAGATGTTGATACTGTTTTTGAAATTGGAGGGCAGGATTCAAAGTTTATTTCCATAAAAAATGGTGTGGTTTTTGATTTTCAAATGAATAAGGTTTGCGCAGCTGGAACAGGATCATTTATTGAAGAACAGGCAAAGAAAATCGGTCTTGAGCTTGATGATTACGCTGCAACAGCTTTTAAAAGCGAGGCTCCTATTAATCTTGGAGAGCGCTGCACAGTGTTTATGGAAACCAGTATTGCATCCCATCTTGCCATGGGGGATTCCATTGAGGATATTGCGGCGGGACTCTGCTATTCTATAGTTAAAAATTATACCAATCGTGTAGTGGGTAGGAAAAAGATAGGGAGCAAAGTTCTTCTCCAAGGCGGAGTTGCCTACAATCAGGCCATTGTGAATGCTTTTCGTTTAGTGACAGGAAAAGAAATAGTTGTTCCTCCTTTCTTCAGTGTGACCGGAGCACTTGGGGTAGCAATTCTTGCGCGGGAGGAAATGCAGTCTGGTATATCTTCGTTCAAAGGTTTTTTGCTGGAAGATGAACCTGCTGTCAGAGCGGAGCCTGCTCATAATAAATTTGCTTCCGGTTCATTTAACAGGGATGTGCAGGAATTTATTTTTCGTGATTATGACGGAACAGTAGAGCCTTCAAAAAAAACTGTAGGCATGCCGCGTGCTCTTTTTACCTACGGCATGTATCCAATGTTTTATCCATTTTTTAAAGCCTTGGGAGTAAATGTAGTCCTTTCTGAACCTACGTCCGGAGAAACGATCAGGCTGGCTCAGGAATATTCGCTGGATGAGACTTGTTATCCTGTCAAATTGATTAACGGTCATGCTGCGGAGCTGGTTGAGCGTAAGGTTGATTATCTTTTTTTCCCAAATCTTTATACTGCCTCCCATCCGAGCTCCAAATCTCGTCAAAATTACGGCTGCCCGTACATGCAACTGGCGTTTAAGATCATTAATGAGGCTATGGATCTTGAAGCGAGAAATATCAAACTTTTGGCTCCTACTATCGCTTTCAATCAGGGCGCTGAGTTCATGAATAAAATGTTTATGGCTCTAGGCTCTCAAATAGGTAAAAGCTCGGCAGAAACTGCTGAGGCTCTCAGTTTGGGGATGAAGTCATACAATGAGTTTAAGAATCGCATGGAGGAAAGAGGTAAAGATACATTAAAATCCCTTGATCCCAATGCCAAGAGTTTTGTGCTCATCTCCAAGATTTATGGGGTTGCCGATCCGGTATTGAATATGGGTATTCCTGATAAATTGGCTGAAATGGGGTATAGGACTATTCCTCTTTATGACCTGCCTGAGTCTGATATTTTTATGGAGCACCCTAATATGTTCTGGCCGTTTGGTCAGCATATGCTTGCTGCAGCAAAATTGGTTGCAAAGCATCCTAATCTTTATCCCATATTTCTTACTCACCATGGTTGCGGTCCTGATACTGTTTTTTCCCATTATTATTCTGAAATATTGAAGGACAAATCTTCGCTTACTATTGAAGTTGATGAACACTCCTCAAGCGTCGGCGTGCTTACAAGGGTTGAAGCTTTTGTAAATAGCCTGAGCCGTATCCCTTTACAGCCTGCTCTCTCCATTGATGATTATATAAAAATGTCTCCTGCAGAACCAGTTAATATCATAACACAATATACAGAACTTAGTTCACGCTCAGTTTATTTGCCGAATATCTATCCATATTCATCTATAGCTTGTGCTGCTTTGAAATCAAGAGGGATAGACGCACATGTTCTTGCTTCTACTTCCAGTAAATCACTTGACCTAGGGCGAAAATATTCTTCAGGAAATGAGTATTTTTCTTTCACCGCACTACTCGGTGATGTCCTTACAACTTTACCCGGGTGCGGAAAAGAGAAGGGTAGAACATTTGCTTTATTTATTCCCCAAAATGAAGGGGCTGAAGTGGACGGGCAATACAGTCGCTTATTGCGTAGTATTCTTGATCAGGAAGGACTTGATGAAGTGGAAATCATATCTCCGTATCTTGAAGATTTGAAATTTCGTGATGAGCAGAGTGTTAATTTATTTTTTCTGTGCCTCCTTGCAGGAGATCTTGTTTTGCATACTCCTAAAGAGTTGAGAGCAGAGGCTTTGGAATTTGTGCTTAATTTAATCAAATTTAATGAACTAAGCATTGAAAAACTGGAAATTGTAGCAAATACAGTACTTAATAATCTTGTTAAACTTGAAAATAACCAGACAATTTTGGCTATTGGTGAGCCAATGATTCTCTTTAATGAAGTATTAAACGATTGTTCTTTCAGTCGTCTGGAAAAAAGTGGCGTAAGAGTTATCTATGCTCCTCTAAGTGAATATCTGTGGAACTATTGGTACGATTACTACACCTTTAATAAGGTGGAAGCTCCTCCCTCAATGCGCAGGAATATAGCTGTATTTCAAGAATATATGGAAAGGATTTCCGGTAAGCTTGGGAAGTACAGTCATTATGAAAAGATTTTCGGTTCGCTTAAAAAAACAGCAAATATGGGGCTTGGCTATTATTCTGGAGCTTTTGGAAGGTATCGCGGTGCTAAGATTGTAGAAGAAATGTCAGGAGTTAAAGGGGTTATATCAGTGAGCTCCATGTATGAGAATACTGGGATCAGTCTGGGAATTCTTAAGGATAGAATGAAAGAAACTCCTCCTGCTCCGGTTCTGTCACTCACTTTTGATGGGAATATGAACGAAAATAACAGAATTAAGGTTGATTCATTTATTTACAATGTCTAA
- a CDS encoding SLC13 family permease: MVSSNMLIINLAISIAIILFLILKFKLNPAISLVIGALFMGIASGMPMSDTISGIGKGFGGLMGAIGLPIGFGVILGQLLADSGGAQTIATTMVEKTSPKNAIYAIGFTAFFLSIPVFYDVTFVIIIPLGIALAKESRMPMPYIIGSMIIGAGTAHTLVPPTPNPMAAASIFHFDLGIMVGFGGIVGLIVAFIAMKIFFFILDKGLWNAAKDETGIEIVHEESIPAENRPSFLLSVIPIALPIVLILLGTISKATMNEVPMVIQFLSNRIIALLVGVLTAYLMAFRFMESEAIEKSATTATMAAGVVLLITGAGGAFGKVIQMTDIGNVLVQHISHTANAAIITVLLTYFIAMVFRIAQGSGTVASITTMTLMATVVQGVPIHPVWVALAALSGGLSIGHVNDSGFWITANLSGLSVTGGLKTYTLGGAIVSLLTLLITCVGAIFFPMI; this comes from the coding sequence ATGGTATCATCAAACATGCTGATCATAAACCTGGCGATATCAATCGCAATCATCCTGTTCCTTATCCTTAAATTCAAATTAAACCCGGCCATATCTCTGGTGATCGGAGCGTTATTCATGGGCATAGCCTCGGGTATGCCCATGTCCGATACCATCTCCGGAATCGGCAAGGGCTTTGGCGGACTTATGGGAGCCATAGGTCTACCCATCGGCTTCGGCGTAATACTTGGACAATTGCTCGCCGACTCGGGAGGAGCGCAAACCATAGCCACGACCATGGTGGAAAAAACATCGCCGAAAAACGCTATATATGCCATCGGATTCACGGCCTTTTTCCTCTCCATTCCAGTTTTCTACGACGTTACCTTCGTCATCATTATTCCTTTGGGTATAGCTTTGGCCAAGGAAAGCCGGATGCCCATGCCCTACATCATCGGTTCCATGATTATCGGAGCTGGTACGGCGCACACTCTGGTGCCGCCGACCCCGAACCCAATGGCTGCGGCGAGCATCTTCCACTTCGACCTTGGCATCATGGTCGGTTTCGGCGGCATAGTCGGCCTCATAGTCGCCTTCATTGCCATGAAGATATTCTTTTTCATCCTGGACAAGGGACTTTGGAACGCAGCAAAGGATGAGACAGGCATCGAGATAGTGCACGAAGAAAGCATACCTGCTGAAAACAGGCCTTCTTTTCTCCTATCCGTCATCCCTATCGCTCTGCCCATCGTACTAATTCTGCTCGGCACCATTTCTAAAGCCACAATGAACGAAGTCCCGATGGTCATCCAATTCCTCAGCAACCGCATTATAGCTCTCCTTGTGGGCGTACTAACCGCCTATCTGATGGCTTTTCGTTTCATGGAAAGCGAAGCGATCGAAAAGTCAGCTACAACAGCCACCATGGCCGCGGGTGTGGTGCTCCTCATCACTGGAGCAGGCGGTGCATTCGGAAAGGTCATCCAGATGACAGACATCGGCAACGTTCTGGTACAACATATCAGCCACACGGCCAACGCCGCCATCATCACTGTTCTGCTCACCTATTTCATAGCCATGGTCTTCCGCATCGCTCAGGGGTCCGGCACGGTGGCGTCTATCACCACAATGACACTCATGGCGACCGTAGTGCAGGGCGTCCCCATCCACCCTGTCTGGGTAGCGTTGGCCGCACTCTCCGGCGGACTGAGCATAGGACACGTGAACGACAGCGGATTCTGGATTACTGCCAATCTATCAGGACTGTCCGTCACTGGTGGACTAAAGACCTACACATTGGGTGGGGCCATAGTCTCACTGCTGACATTACTGATTACTTGCGTAGGAGCCATTTTCTTCCCCATGATCTAA
- a CDS encoding aldolase/citrate lyase family protein, with amino-acid sequence MKHQNYNAWLLSPTPFGAEIFAKAGFHSVTVDMQHGMLDFRTAIDCFRGIALHGSQPWVRVAANDPALITKVLDAGALGVICPLISTPKQADDFVKACHYQFDGGNRSFGPVRAALVLDDYVARSAKLITAMAMIETQEGFDNVEAIAATPGLNGLFIGPADLALAFGIAPTPENRDPDFLERIDHIIAAAHDAGILCGMFAGTPEYARDMLTRGMDMVSAVTDTQILLNGAQSALTALGGPTAKTHNGY; translated from the coding sequence ATGAAACATCAAAATTACAACGCATGGCTGCTCTCACCGACTCCATTTGGCGCTGAGATATTCGCCAAGGCGGGTTTCCACAGTGTTACGGTAGACATGCAACACGGCATGCTGGACTTCCGGACGGCCATCGACTGTTTCCGAGGCATCGCCTTGCACGGCTCCCAACCGTGGGTGCGCGTCGCAGCCAATGATCCCGCCCTCATCACCAAAGTGCTTGATGCTGGGGCTCTCGGCGTCATTTGTCCATTGATTTCAACCCCTAAACAAGCTGATGATTTCGTCAAAGCCTGCCATTATCAGTTTGACGGCGGAAACCGCTCCTTTGGACCTGTTCGGGCAGCGCTGGTCCTTGACGACTACGTGGCCCGTTCGGCAAAACTGATCACGGCCATGGCCATGATTGAGACACAAGAAGGGTTCGACAACGTAGAGGCCATCGCCGCAACGCCGGGACTGAACGGTCTATTCATCGGCCCAGCAGATCTGGCCCTAGCTTTCGGCATAGCACCGACCCCGGAAAACCGTGACCCTGATTTCCTTGAACGCATTGACCATATCATCGCAGCAGCGCACGACGCAGGAATTCTCTGCGGCATGTTCGCCGGCACTCCAGAATACGCTAGGGACATGCTGACAAGAGGCATGGATATGGTCTCGGCCGTCACCGATACGCAGATCCTGCTCAACGGAGCGCAATCGGCACTGACTGCGCTAGGCGGTCCCACCGCCAAAACTCACAACGGATACTGA
- a CDS encoding flavodoxin domain-containing protein, with the protein MNILNMYASLNGQTEKVAFEIEKVVIEAGHAVTTINIEKQGDIIDLLEYDLTFIGSGVYTWLPGKGLLKWIEKQMDYARKNDLILPGSPKIPGKFACVYCTYAGPHTGEGEAIPAIKYMGQLFEHLGITVADEWSIVGAFVPEKMRHFNTCGRLGNIVGRPNAEDLRQVREKTKGVIDSLQLSIPVK; encoded by the coding sequence ATGAATATTCTCAATATGTACGCATCACTTAACGGGCAGACCGAAAAGGTTGCTTTTGAAATTGAAAAAGTAGTAATTGAGGCTGGACATGCGGTTACAACTATTAATATTGAAAAGCAGGGTGATATTATTGATCTGCTTGAGTATGATTTAACCTTTATCGGATCCGGTGTTTATACATGGCTACCGGGCAAGGGGCTGCTGAAATGGATTGAAAAACAGATGGATTATGCTCGGAAAAATGATTTAATTCTTCCTGGATCACCCAAAATACCCGGAAAATTTGCCTGTGTATATTGTACTTATGCGGGGCCGCATACAGGTGAGGGAGAAGCGATTCCTGCAATTAAATATATGGGGCAGCTTTTCGAGCATTTAGGAATTACCGTTGCTGATGAATGGAGCATTGTCGGAGCGTTCGTTCCTGAAAAAATGCGTCATTTTAATACCTGCGGTCGTCTTGGAAACATTGTTGGACGTCCAAATGCTGAAGATTTGAGACAGGTACGGGAAAAGACAAAAGGAGTAATTGATTCTTTGCAGCTTTCTATTCCTGTTAAATGA